DNA sequence from the Desulfovulcanus ferrireducens genome:
CAGCCTCCAACTTCCTGTCACGTTCTTTGAAAATCTGTTCCTCTCGGCCCTTAAGTTTTGCCTCAGGGCTAATATACCCGATAGCGCTGTGAAGACGTACTGTATTGTAATGCTTAACGTACCCCGCTATCACTTCCCTGGCGTCTTTCAAAGA
Encoded proteins:
- a CDS encoding transposase, whose product is SLKDAREVIAGYVKHYNTVRLHSAIGYISPEAKLKGREEQIFKERDRKLEAARAARKAKR